TAAGGATATTTTTCTTTTTTATCTCCTCTTCCTTTATATGCTCCTCTCCAGTTACTGTAAAAATAGTTCATTCCAAATTGCCATGAACTCCATGGAGATTTCACCACCTGATCTCCCTGTTCCATTAACTGTATTAACTCAAGATTTGCATTTTTCAGTAATCTGTTATTTTCTCTCTTTGCCTGCTTAAATGATGTATGTAAATCTTTTATTGATGTAT
This sequence is a window from Leptotrichia sp. OH3620_COT-345. Protein-coding genes within it:
- a CDS encoding autotransporter-associated N-terminal domain-containing protein, producing MSNNLKKMEKDLRALAKRCKDVKYTRGLLLSFLLMGMLTFSEGLTSPEVKSTENAISQTRKELNTSIKDLHTSFKQAKRENNRLLKNANLELIQLMEQGDQVVKSPWSSWQFGMNYFYSNWRGAYKGRGDKKEKYP